Genomic window (Salinibacterium sp. M195):
TCTAAGAAGCGGACGTCTTTGGCGTTGCGCTGGATGAAGTTTCGGCGAGACTCAACGTCTTCGCCCATGAGAGTTGAGAAGGTTTCGTCGGCCGCGGCCGCGTCATCCAAAGTGACTTGGAGAAGCGTTCGGGAAGCGGGATCCATCGTGGTTTCCCACAATTCCTTGTAGTCCATCTCGCCAAGACCTTTGTAGCGCTGGATGCCGTTGTCTTTCGGCATGCGCTTGCCCGCCGAAAGCCCCGCTTCGGTGAGTGCATCGCGCTCGATGTCGCTGTACACATATTCGTGCTGGGCGTTGCTCCATTTGAGACGGTACAGCGGAGGCTGCGCCAAATAGACATAGCCCAAATCGATGAGCGGACGCATGTAGCGGAAAAGGAGGGTCAGCAGCAAGGTCGTAATGTGCTGGCCGTCGACATCAGCATCGGCCATCAAAACGATCTTGTGGTACCGAGCCTTCTCGGGATCAAAGTCTTCACCAACGCCGGCGCCAAACGCCGTGATCATGGCCTGGACTTCAGCGTTGCCGAGCGCACGATCGAGGCGCGCCTTTTCTACGTTGAGGATCTTGCCTCGCAGCGGAAGGATTGCTTGGAACTCGGGGTTACGACCCTGAACGGCGGAACCGCCGGCCGAGTCACCCTCCACCATGAAGATTTCAGACAGCGAGGGGTCCTTACTTGAGCAGTCCCGAAGTTTTCCGGGCATTCCGCTCGACTCAAGAAGTCCCTTACGACGAGTCTGTTCGCGAGCCTTGCGAGCAGCAAGACGAGCTTGGGATGCTTGAATCGCCTTGCGAATGACATCTCGAGCTTGTGTGGGGTTGCGATCGAACCAGTCACCGAGCTGTTGGCCGGCGATGCGTTGAACGAATGCCTTCGCTTCTGTATTGCCCAGCTTGGTTTTCGTCTGGCCCTCGAACTGCGGTTCACCCAGTTTGATCGAGATGACAGCAGTCAGTCCCTCACGCACATCATCACCGGAAAGGTTCTCGTCCTTTTCCTTGATGATGTTCTTCTCCCGGGCGTACCGGTTTACAAGAGTTGTCAGCGCGGCGCGGAAACCCTCTTCGTGGGTTCCACCCTCGTGCGTGTTGATCGTGTTGGCGTAGGTGTGAACGCTTTCGGAGTATCCAGCGGTCCACTGCATTGCAACCTCGAGTGAGATCTTCTTCTCGGTGTCTTCCGACTCGAAGGCGATGACATCCGGATGAATGAGCTCGTTCTTCTTTGCTTTATTCAAGTACTCGACATAGTCGACGAGACCACGTTCGTACATGTAACTTTCGACGACTTCTTCTTCAGGACGCTCGTCGGTGATAGTGATGCGCAACCCCTTGTTAAGGAAGGCCATCTGTTGAAACCGCGCACGCAGAGTTTCGTAGTCGAACTCGACGGTCTCAAAGGTCTCTTTGCTCGGCCAGAACGTTTGCTGTGTTCCGGTTTCATCGGTGGATTCGCCCTGAGCTAGCGGCGCCAGAGGAACACCGTTGGCGAAACTCATTCGCCAGACGTAGCCCTGACGGCGAATCTCTGTATCAATTTCAGCCGAAAGCGCATTGACGACAGAGATACCCACGCCGTGAAGCCCACCAGAAACGGCATAACCGCCGCCACCGAACTTTCCGCCAGCGTGCAGCATCGTCATGACGACCTCAACGGTCGATTTTTGTTCCTGCTGGTTGAGGTCGACCGGAATCCCACGGCCATTATCGCGCACGCGAATGGAACCGTCTTTGCGAATCCAAATGTTGATGGTGTCGCAGTAACCAGCGAGTGCCTCATCAACAGAGTTGTCCACAACCTCATACACGAGGTGGTGCAATCCACGCGGGCCGGTGGAACCGATGTACATACCAGGGCGCTTGCGAACAGCTTCGAGACCCTCAAGGATCTGGATTTGATCGGCACCGTAACTGTCGGCGGCAACATGACCGTTGGAAATGATCTGGCTCTCGGGCACGTCGTTTTCGGGCGTCGATGTCATCTGAAGTTAGGCTCCTGCCGCTAGTTCACACTCGCCATTCAGAGCTCATGCTCCATGAGGAGGTGCTTCTGACGGCTCCTAGGATTCTACCAAATTCCGCGGGTCAAAGACGGCCATATCGCGTTCTGCGGGAGTTTCTTTGGATGCGTGACCCATTTTGCCTTGCTAACCGTAAGTATCGCGCGGGCCCCGGCCTGGAATTGATCTGGGGCCTCTTTTCCAGGAAGGGGCGTTCGGTCCATCAAAGCGCACTGATTCGACACCGGCATGGGGATACTGCTGCGCGATCGTTGTGGTGATTCGAGAACGCATCAGCCGGAGTTGTGTTGCCCATGCTGTCGAATCGCACTGAACCGTGAGTACGCCCTCGTCGATTCCCACCGGTTTCGAGTGTTCTGCTGTCTCAACACCCACGATTTCGGGCCACCCCAACATCAACTCTGAACGCGCGAGCGGTGACGTCCATCCCATGTTGTTTGTGAGGCTATCCATTACGTCACCAAGCCCATGTGGATCACGCCCGGGAGCGAAGGGAACACTGGTACCTGGTTCTTTGCGATCCCGTTTTCGCGCCATATACGACCGCTTCGTCGCATCCCCAAAAACTTCTCGAAATCGCAAATAGACCGCAACGTGCTCATCGACAGCGGGATCTCTCTCATTCACTGCCGACCACCTCGCCAGCACGAATGTGAATCACATGCGCGGCGAGATGCTCGGGCACATCATCGAAAACCGCCGCGGTGATGAGTACTTGTTCGAAATTAGCGATTGACTCGGCCAGGCGTTCTCTTCGGGACTGATCTAATTCGGCGAACACGTCATCCAAGATCAACACGGGATCCCCCGCTGACGATTCTCTTCGCAAGAGTTCAGCGGACGCGAGTTTCAGTGCGAGGGCGAACGACCAAGATTCTCCGTGGCTGGCGTAACCACGTGCGGGCAAACCATTCAGACCGAAGATGAGGTCGTCGCGGTGCGGGCCGACAAGAGTTATCGCTCGGTCACGCTCTGTCTTACGGACTGAATCAAGAGCAGCGGCGAATGCAGTGGTCGCGTCAGCGACCGAAATTATTTCGCCGACAGCGTTAGTTGCCACCGCGTTCTCCGGGTCGTCCTGGCGCGAAACTATGCTGAGCGAGTTCGCCAACGACGCTCCATGATCCGCACCGACAATCCGCTCGTAGGCGCGAGAAACCTCAGGACTCAAGTCGGCGACAAGAGAACTTCGCGCGCTAATTATTTCGGAACCAAACTCGATGAGTCGCTCATCCCAGACATCGAGTGTGCTGAGCTGCGCGTCGCGATTTCCCGACGCTCGGGCCGTTTTCAATAGCATGTTGCGTTGTTTGACTACGCGTTCGTAATCAGAAATCACTCCGCTAAATCGAGGCGAACGGAGAATAAGTAGGTCATCGATAAAACGACGGCGCCCCGAGGGTTCGCCACGAACAAGAACAAGATCCTCTGGAGCAAAAAGTACGCTGGAAAAGTAGCGAGGAAGCTCGCGCGTACGGATCGCAGACCGGTTGATTTGCGCGCGGTTCGCACCACTGCGATTAATTTGAACCTCGGCCAAAAATTTTCGATCGTTGTGTTCAAGTCTCACTCGGACTATTGCGGCATCCGTGTGTTGGCGCACCATCGCGTGGTCTGTGGATACCCGATGAGAGCCGAGAGTAC
Coding sequences:
- the gyrB gene encoding DNA topoisomerase (ATP-hydrolyzing) subunit B, with translation MTSTPENDVPESQIISNGHVAADSYGADQIQILEGLEAVRKRPGMYIGSTGPRGLHHLVYEVVDNSVDEALAGYCDTINIWIRKDGSIRVRDNGRGIPVDLNQQEQKSTVEVVMTMLHAGGKFGGGGYAVSGGLHGVGISVVNALSAEIDTEIRRQGYVWRMSFANGVPLAPLAQGESTDETGTQQTFWPSKETFETVEFDYETLRARFQQMAFLNKGLRITITDERPEEEVVESYMYERGLVDYVEYLNKAKKNELIHPDVIAFESEDTEKKISLEVAMQWTAGYSESVHTYANTINTHEGGTHEEGFRAALTTLVNRYAREKNIIKEKDENLSGDDVREGLTAVISIKLGEPQFEGQTKTKLGNTEAKAFVQRIAGQQLGDWFDRNPTQARDVIRKAIQASQARLAARKAREQTRRKGLLESSGMPGKLRDCSSKDPSLSEIFMVEGDSAGGSAVQGRNPEFQAILPLRGKILNVEKARLDRALGNAEVQAMITAFGAGVGEDFDPEKARYHKIVLMADADVDGQHITTLLLTLLFRYMRPLIDLGYVYLAQPPLYRLKWSNAQHEYVYSDIERDALTEAGLSAGKRMPKDNGIQRYKGLGEMDYKELWETTMDPASRTLLQVTLDDAAAADETFSTLMGEDVESRRNFIQRNAKDVRFLDI
- the recF gene encoding DNA replication/repair protein RecF — its product is MLVTHVELKDFRNYESLALELGAGPTLIVGSNGQGKTNLVEALGFLSTLGSHRVSTDHAMVRQHTDAAIVRVRLEHNDRKFLAEVQINRSGANRAQINRSAIRTRELPRYFSSVLFAPEDLVLVRGEPSGRRRFIDDLLILRSPRFSGVISDYERVVKQRNMLLKTARASGNRDAQLSTLDVWDERLIEFGSEIISARSSLVADLSPEVSRAYERIVGADHGASLANSLSIVSRQDDPENAVATNAVGEIISVADATTAFAAALDSVRKTERDRAITLVGPHRDDLIFGLNGLPARGYASHGESWSFALALKLASAELLRRESSAGDPVLILDDVFAELDQSRRERLAESIANFEQVLITAAVFDDVPEHLAAHVIHIRAGEVVGSE
- a CDS encoding DUF721 domain-containing protein — its product is MNERDPAVDEHVAVYLRFREVFGDATKRSYMARKRDRKEPGTSVPFAPGRDPHGLGDVMDSLTNNMGWTSPLARSELMLGWPEIVGVETAEHSKPVGIDEGVLTVQCDSTAWATQLRLMRSRITTTIAQQYPHAGVESVRFDGPNAPSWKRGPRSIPGRGPRDTYG